The Glycine soja cultivar W05 chromosome 6, ASM419377v2, whole genome shotgun sequence genome has a window encoding:
- the LOC114415020 gene encoding coiled-coil domain-containing protein 93 isoform X1, with protein sequence MEHTVSNSSSVEQILNLLYAAGYVDATNPDAPPSQKIAAGLSWCIAAITGDDNTRDIEESFGLVGCPHPLRSSHIQDLDTDALFPVIQWLASHIRQNQEHCVNEVHHAENTIEVDECRTSIQALSGNLDELNQRKMNVVKQLYILQERINKEGADSAVQKLLSLLTSLKNLEKQEKYFQSNRDAKHSELQDDISELERKITNDSDNENLPDELHHSFGELVEKVNLMKKQLAARLRDIVVLRRQIDDLPCQSEVIQYERRLSELYAQIQGKHRQTRKYYATYNALLEIKELMLKETSLLNSIISQFQEAFSSTDGRIKLVHSMEGIVKGSQQKLERVHVGLQEEERIRNDLKDRYAAATGEHKHCYSLLKAFQAQCAKN encoded by the exons ATGGAGCACACAGTCTCAAACTCAAGCAGTGTCGAGCAGATTCTGAATCTTCTCTACGCAGCCGGCTACGTCGACGCCACAAATCCCGATGCGCCGCCGTCTCAGAAAATCGCCGCCGGCCTCTCCTGGTGCATCGCCGCCATAAC AGGCGACGACAACACACGTGACATCGAGGAATCGTTTGGATTAGTTGGATGCCCGCACCCTCTGCGATCCTCTCACATTCAGGATCTTGATACCGATGCTCTTTTTCCTGTAATTCAGTGGCTTGCGTCACACATTCGGCAAAATCAAGAACACTGTGTCAATGAG GTTCATCATGCTGAAAATACCATTGAAGTGGATGAGTGTAGAACTTCGATTCAGGCATTAAGTGGCAACTTGGATGAACTG AATCAGCGGAAGATGAATGTTGTGAAGCAATTATATATTCTACAAGAGAGAATCAATAAGGAGGGTGCTGATTCTGCAGTACAGAAGTTGCTTTCTTTACTGACATCTTTGAAG AATCTTGAAAAGCAGGAAAAATACTTTCAGTCCAATCGTGATGCTAAACACTCAGAACTTCAAGATGATATTAGTGAATTAGAGAGGAAAATAACAAATGACAGTGATAATGAGAACCTTCCTGATGAACTACATCATTCATTTGGTGAATTAGTTGAAAAAGTCAATTTGATGAAAAAG CAACTTGCTGCTAGACTGAGGGATATTGTGGTATTAAGACGACAGATTGATGACCTACCGTGCCAATCAGAAGTCATCCA GTACGAACGCCGGCTCTCAGAACTGTATGCACAAATCCAG GGAAAACATCGACAAACTCGTAAATACTATGCTACCTACAATGCTCTCTTGGAAATAAAAGAATTGATGCTAAAGGAAACATCTTTATTGAATTCGATCATTTCCCAG TTTCAAGAGGCCTTTAGTAGCACTGATGGACGTATAAAACTTGTTCATTCCATGGAAGGAATTGTCAAGGGAAGTCAACAG AAGCTAGAAAGGGTTCATGTAGGACTtcaagaagaagagagaattcgTAATGATCTGAAGGATAGGTATGCTGCAGCAACCGGTGAGCACAAGCACTGCTATTCTCTGTTGAAAGCTTTTCAG GCCCAATGTGCGAAGAATTAG
- the LOC114415021 gene encoding gibberellin 3-beta-dioxygenase 1-like, with translation MNTTLSEAYKAHPLHLRDIIPLDFSSAHSLPDSHAWSHSQPNDDDYVSFNDDASSSSFIPIIDLMDPNAMEQIGHACEKWGAFQLKNHGIPFCVIEDVEEEAKRLFALPTEQKLKALRSPGGATGYGRARISPFFPKFMWHEGFTIIGSPSHDAKKIWPNDHAGFCDLMENYEKQMKVLAERLTQMMFSLMDISEEKTKWVGASNISGAVQLNFYPSCPEPNRAMGLAPHTDTSLFTILHQSRITGLQIFKEGKEWVPVHPHPNTLVVHTGDLLHIISNARFRSALHRVTVNSTRERYSVAYFYSPPLDYVVSPLVDSVARFRDVTVKEYIGIKAKNFGEALSLIST, from the exons atgaacacTACTCTCTCTGAAGCCTACAAAGCACACCCTCTCCACCTCCGTGACATTATTCCCTTAGACTTTTCTTCAGCCCATAGCTTACCTGATTCTCACGCATGGTCTCACTCTCAACCCAACGATGATGATTATGTCTCATTCAATGATGatgcatcatcatcatcattcatACCCATCATAGACCTCATGGATCCAAATGCCATGGAACAAATAGGCCATGCATGTGAGAAATGGGGTGCTTTCCAATTGAAGAACCATGGCATACCCTTTTGTGTTATTGAAGATGTAGAAGAAGAGGCTAAAAGGCTCTTTGCTCTTCCCACTGAACAGAAGTTGAAGGCTCTTCGATCTCCTGGTGGTGCGACGGGGTATGGCAGAGCAAGGATTTCACCGTTCTTCCCAAAGTTCATGTGGCATGAAGGGTTTACCATCATTGGTTCTCCCTCTCATGATGCCAAAAAGATATGGCCTAACGATCATGCAGGGTTTTG TGATTTGATGGAGAATTATGAGAAGCAAATGAAGGTTCTAGCGGAGAGACTAACACAGATGATGTTCAGCTTAATGGACATAAGTGAGGAGAAAACAAAGTGGGTTGGTGCAAGCAACATAAGTGGAGCTGTTCAGTTAAATTTTTACCCAAGTTGTCCCGAGCCAAACCGAGCCATGGGCTTAGCCCCTCACACAGACACTTCTCTCTTCACAATTCTTCACCAAAGCCGAATCACTGGTCTTCAAATCTTCAAGGAAGGAAAAGAGTGGGTTCCTGTGCACCCTCACCCTAACACCCTGGTCGTGCACACTGGAGATCTCTTGCACATCATTTCCAACGCCAGGTTCCGTAGTGCACTTCACCGTGTAACGGTGAATAGTACACGGGAACGTTACTCTGTGGCTTATTTCTATTCTCCACCGTTAGATTATGTGGTTTCTCCTTTAGTTGACTCTGTCGCTCGTTTTCGTGATGTGACTGTGAAGGAGTATATTGGGATCAAAGCCAAGAATTTTGGAGAAGCATTGTCTTTGATTAGTACTTGA
- the LOC114415022 gene encoding protein TIFY 8-like isoform X3, with protein sequence MSGYRSLRPPPLPPEDAAPSPPPPTSLPVGNHLEGVPFYGPRSDFSGTEISNRLVGSKRSNSDSTFMGSSRDAFQLVPDSFQNSHLMKVLRNAAGGERPRRPNDDAVLLGMQSMKPSSSQIFQPPTSTKIDANKWERSILMNVGPSMQHPPRGVQLAPFVHQMASSKIRDTNAGPSFISQSAADEGSRTGIKGPGILSSAAATATEKSIPSAVMLGGSRPKPGTNVVESSTHPSSQHGLTSASRQMTIFYGGQAHVFDDVHPHKADVIMALAGSNGGSWSTAFSPKSAVKMVNDGILHSGENETGVVSNAAFPQELHGKLSITGSSSHAIGLGDRVTTPAGKHHGNVFAKDTRNPVQPPDPSSEDKRAQ encoded by the exons GTAGGAAATCATCTCGAGGGAGTTCCATTCTATGGCCCGAGGAGTGATTTTTCTGGCACTGAGATAAGCAACAGATTAGTGGGAAGCAAGAGAAGTAATTCTGATTCCACTTTTATGGGTTCCTCCAGAGATGCCTTCCAATTGGTCCCTGATTCCTTTCAAAACTCACATTTGATGAAG GTTCTCCGGAATGCAGCTGGAGGAGAAAGGCCTAGAAGGCCCAATGATGATGCAGTGTTACTTGGTATGCAGTCAATGAAGCCATCTTCTTCTCAGATATTTCAGCCTCCCACCAGCACTAAGATTGATGCCAATAAATGGGAACGGTCTATTCTCATGAATGTtggcccttccatgcagcatcCACCGCGTGGGGTGCAATTGGCACCTTTTGTGCACCAAATGGCTTCAAGCAAGATTAGGGATACCAATGCTGGCCCTTCATTCATTTCTCAGTCAGCTGCTGATGAAGGTTCTAGAACTGGAATCAAGGGCCCTGGAATTTTAAGTTCTGCAGCTGCTACAGCCACTGAGAAAAGTATTCCATCTGCTGTGATGCTTGGTGGCAGCAGGCCAAAGCCTGGAACTAATGTAGTAGAATCATCCACACATCCAAG CAGTCAACATGGGCTAACTTCTGCCAGCCGCCAGATGACTATTTTTTATGGAGGCCAAGCTCATGTTTTTGATGATGTCCACCCTCATAAG GCAGATGTTATAATGGCTTTGGCTGGGTCAAATGGAGGATCTTGGTCCACTGCATTCTCGCCTAAATCTGCTGTAAAGATGGTTAATGATGGTATCTTGCATAGCGGAGAAAATGAAACAGGTGTAGTTAGTAATGCAGCATTCCCACAGGAGCTTCATGGGAAATTGTCTATTACTGGCAGTTCTAGCCATGCCATTGGGCTTGGTGATCGAGTAACTACTCCAGCGG GGAAACACCATGGAAACGTTTTTGCGAAAGATACAAGAAATCCGGTCCAACCACCAGATCCCAGTTCTGAAGACAAAAGAGCACAGTGA
- the LOC114415020 gene encoding coiled-coil domain-containing protein 93 isoform X2, translating to MEHTVSNSSSVEQILNLLYAAGYVDATNPDAPPSQKIAAGLSWCIAAITGDDNTRDIEESFGLVGCPHPLRSSHIQDLDTDALFPVIQWLASHIRQNQEHCVNEVHHAENTIEVDECRTSIQALSGNLDELNQRKMNVVKQLYILQERINKEGADSAVQKLLSLLTSLKEKYFQSNRDAKHSELQDDISELERKITNDSDNENLPDELHHSFGELVEKVNLMKKQLAARLRDIVVLRRQIDDLPCQSEVIQYERRLSELYAQIQGKHRQTRKYYATYNALLEIKELMLKETSLLNSIISQFQEAFSSTDGRIKLVHSMEGIVKGSQQKLERVHVGLQEEERIRNDLKDRYAAATGEHKHCYSLLKAFQAQCAKN from the exons ATGGAGCACACAGTCTCAAACTCAAGCAGTGTCGAGCAGATTCTGAATCTTCTCTACGCAGCCGGCTACGTCGACGCCACAAATCCCGATGCGCCGCCGTCTCAGAAAATCGCCGCCGGCCTCTCCTGGTGCATCGCCGCCATAAC AGGCGACGACAACACACGTGACATCGAGGAATCGTTTGGATTAGTTGGATGCCCGCACCCTCTGCGATCCTCTCACATTCAGGATCTTGATACCGATGCTCTTTTTCCTGTAATTCAGTGGCTTGCGTCACACATTCGGCAAAATCAAGAACACTGTGTCAATGAG GTTCATCATGCTGAAAATACCATTGAAGTGGATGAGTGTAGAACTTCGATTCAGGCATTAAGTGGCAACTTGGATGAACTG AATCAGCGGAAGATGAATGTTGTGAAGCAATTATATATTCTACAAGAGAGAATCAATAAGGAGGGTGCTGATTCTGCAGTACAGAAGTTGCTTTCTTTACTGACATCTTTGAAG GAAAAATACTTTCAGTCCAATCGTGATGCTAAACACTCAGAACTTCAAGATGATATTAGTGAATTAGAGAGGAAAATAACAAATGACAGTGATAATGAGAACCTTCCTGATGAACTACATCATTCATTTGGTGAATTAGTTGAAAAAGTCAATTTGATGAAAAAG CAACTTGCTGCTAGACTGAGGGATATTGTGGTATTAAGACGACAGATTGATGACCTACCGTGCCAATCAGAAGTCATCCA GTACGAACGCCGGCTCTCAGAACTGTATGCACAAATCCAG GGAAAACATCGACAAACTCGTAAATACTATGCTACCTACAATGCTCTCTTGGAAATAAAAGAATTGATGCTAAAGGAAACATCTTTATTGAATTCGATCATTTCCCAG TTTCAAGAGGCCTTTAGTAGCACTGATGGACGTATAAAACTTGTTCATTCCATGGAAGGAATTGTCAAGGGAAGTCAACAG AAGCTAGAAAGGGTTCATGTAGGACTtcaagaagaagagagaattcgTAATGATCTGAAGGATAGGTATGCTGCAGCAACCGGTGAGCACAAGCACTGCTATTCTCTGTTGAAAGCTTTTCAG GCCCAATGTGCGAAGAATTAG